Proteins from a genomic interval of Salmo trutta chromosome 39, fSalTru1.1, whole genome shotgun sequence:
- the LOC115179656 gene encoding protein FAM163A-like yields MSAGTVVISGGLLATVILLCIVAVLCYCRLQYYCCKRNESEVDLASLAGGGDGTGGGEGDAQGDVQAHFACNACSAPGMDSLAVTPLCLEPLEVGPPPSYCPNCSPFWLRPGLSDELHNGTERLGFHTYHYDNPGECQSLPLSDTLQAPFFLTQPCQSPLSYYSPVDTYPNTPCSNRRPYSTPV; encoded by the exons GTCAGCAGGAACAGTAGTAATAAGTGGAGGACTTCTCGCCACAGTCATCCTGCTCTGTATTGTAGCAGTGCTGTGCTACTGCAGGCTCCag TACTACTGCTGTAAGAGAAATGAGTCGGAGGTGGACTTGGCTTCCCTGGCTGGAGGAGGTGACGGaacgggaggaggagaaggggatgcTCAAGGGGATGTTCAGGCTCACTTTGCCTGCAATGCGTGCAGCGCCCCTGGGATGGACAGCCTGGCTGTCACCCCTCTCTGCCTGGAGCCCCTGGAG gtggGCCCTCCCCCCAGCTACTGCCCCAACTGCTCCCCCTTCTGGCTACGCCCGGGACTTAGTGACGAGCTGCACAACGGAACCGAGCGGCTGGGATTCCATACGTATCACTATGACAACCCCGGAGAGTGTCAATCACTGCCCCTGTCAGACACGCTACAGGCCCCCTTCTTTTTGACCCAGCCCTGCCAATCCCCTTTGAGCTACTATAGCCCCGTTGACACCTACCCTAACACACCCTGCAGTAACAGACGCCCCTACAGCACACCGGTTTGa